GCGCGAGGGCAGGGCGCTGCCGAGCATTGTGAGCGGCACCGGGGTTCCGCGCACGCGCCGCATCCAGTCGGCGATTGAGCGTGGGCTGCTCGTGCCGAAGCCCATCTTTGAGGCGATCGAGCCGGATGGTGTGCGCTGGGAGGACGGCAGCTTTCAGGCCTTCGACGTGATCCTGTGGGCGACGGGCTTCCGCCCCGAGCTGAGGCACCTCGCCCCGCTGAAGCTGCGCGAGAAGGAGGGCGGCGTGTCGGTCGGCAACGGCTCCTCGTGGAAGGATCCGCGCATCTTCTTCGCCGGCTACGGCCCGCAGGCATCCACCATCGGGGCCAACCGCGCGGGGCGCACGATCGCCCGCCAGGTGATGGCGCAGCTCAGCACCTTCTAGTACTCACGTCGTGTGTCGCGAGAGGCCAGTTCTCGCCCCTTCAGTGAGCGGGATGGGCCATTTTCGACCTCTCGTTGATCGCCCGATCGCCCGATCGCCCCATCGCCCGCTCGCCCCATCGCCCCATCGCCCGCGAGTGGCCGATATTCGCCCCATGGAGGGGCAGCGGAGGGCCAGTTCTGACCTATCGCGGAGTTCTGCAACCACCGGTGGCAGCAGGTCAGCGGCGACGCAACGTCAGCGCCGTCGACGACGGGCCGGTGGCAGCGACCGCCGGACGACTGGCCGCACGGGCTCACCGCGCCGTTCCTGCCCGGGGAGCGGCCGAGGCGTACGGTTCTTCAGTGCCGCCGATGAGCCGAGCAGCCACGGCACGAGCGCGACCGTCACCCCGTGCACGAGCATGAGCTTGTGGCGGATGCGCCGGGCCTTGTGGTTGTGCAGCAGCCGCTCCCACCAGTGCCCGACGATGAACTGTGGCAGGTACACCGTCATGACCTCGGAGCCGTGGGCTTCGTGTCGCGACTTCAGATATGCGATGAGCGGGTCACTGATGTCGCGGTACGGCGACTGGACCACGCGCAGCGGCACGCGGATGTTCATCTCCGCCCACTGCCGTTCCAGCAGCGCCGTGGCGTCATCGTCGATCGAACAGTGAACCGCCTCCAGACTCTCGTGCCGCGCAGCGATCGCGTAGTCGAGGGCCTTCAGCGTGGGTTTCTGCAGACGCCCCACCAGCACGATGGCGTGGTCGCCCTCTGAGCCGAATGTTGTCACCGGGTCGACCTCGAGATCACTTTCGACGGCGCGGTAGTAGCGATTCACCCGCACCATGAGGAGATACAGCACCGGCATGATCACGAAGACCAGCCAGGCGCCGTGCGTGAACTTGGTCACCGTGACGATCACAAGCACCGTCGCAGTGAAGACGGCACCCGTCGCGTTGATCGCCAAGCCCCACAGAACCGAACGCGGTGCCGATACGCCGCCGCGGAGCATCCGGATCCAGTGCTTCACCATGCCGGTCTGGCCGAGCGTGAACGAGACGAAGACCCCGATGATGTACAGCTGGATGAGCTGCGTCAAGTTTGCCTGGTAGGCGATGAGCAGCATGATGGCGGCGAGCCCGAGCACGATGACCCCGTTGGAGTAGACGAGGCGATCGCCGCGCGTCTGCAGCGACTTGGGTGCGTAACCGTCTCGGGCGAGAACAGAACCGAGCAGCGGAAAACCATTGAACGCCGTGTTCGCCGCCAACAGCAGCACTGCCGCCGTCGTCGCCTGCACGACAAAGAACATGATCGTGCCGTCGCCGCCGAAGACCGCCGCCGCAAGCTGAGCCATGACACTGCGCTGCGGTGCGGTCGCACATTCCGCCCACCCGACCAGATCACACGGATGCTCGGCGTAGTGCACCCGGCTGATCAGCGCGAGCGCGGTCACCCCCACGAACAGCACAATGGCGATGCCGCCCATCAGTACAAGGGTCCACTGGGCGTTGCGGATCTTCGGCACCCTGAACGCGGGCACCCCGTTGCTGATGGCCTCCACGCCGGTGAGGGCCGAACATCCGCTCGCGAATGCGCGCAGCAGCAGCAGGATGACGCCCACCTGGCTGAGCTCCGCAGCCTTCACCGTGAAGTCGGCCGACTCGGCCACGGGGATGTCGCCGAGCGCCACACGGATGCCGCCGACCACGACCATGAGCAGCACACTGCCGATGAACAGATAGGTGGGCAGGGCGAAGGCCTTGCTCGACTCGGCGACGCCACGCAGGTTCACGGCGACGAGCAGCACGACGAACACGACGGCGAGCTCGACCCGCCACTCGTGCAGCACGGGGATCGCCGAGATGATGTTGTCGACGCCGCTCGCGACCGACACCGTCACGGTCATCACATAGTCGACGAGCAGGGCGGATGCCACGATCAGGCCCGCCTTCTCGCCCAGGTTGCGGTGGGCGACCTCGTAGTCGCCACCGCCCGAGGGGTACGCCTTGACGAGCTGCCGGTACGAGGCGACGACGACCACCAGCAGCAGCACGACCGCCGCGGCCACCCACGGCGCGAAACTCAGCATCGCGAGGCCGCCGAGGGCGAGGATCAGGAGCAGTTCCTGCGGCGCGTACGCGACCGACGAGAGCGGATCGCTCGCAAAGATCGGCAGCGCAAGGCGCTTCGGAAGGAGCTGCTCGTCGAGCTTGTCGCTGGGGAGGGGATCCCCGATCAGCCACCGCTTGGGCGACCTGACATCATCAGTCACGAGCGGCGACACTACGCCGATTGCGGCCGATGTCAAGTTCCGTTGTTATCCGGGGTTCGGAGGGACGTCAGGAAGCTCGGGCCTAGCCCTTGTCTCCGCCATCGCTGGTGTTCATGATCCGCTTCTGGAAGAAGAAGAACAGAACCGCGACAGGGATTGACATGAGGACTGCTGCGGCGAGCTGGAGGGGAAACTGGTTGCCCTGCCCGCCGAGTTGGCCCGACACCAGCGAAGCCACACCGGTGGTGAGTGTGTTGAGATCGGGCGACTGCCGGGAGACGACGAAGTGGGAGAACTCGTTCCACGAGCCCTGGAAGCTGAAGATGAAGATGGTGATGAGCGCCGGTCGTGCCATGGGGAGGACGACAGACCAGAAGGTGCGGAATACGCCGGCGCCGTCAAGACGGGCAGCCTCTTCAACGCTCACGGGTATTGATTCGAAGAACTGTTTCATGATGAAGATTCCGCCGGCGTCGACGAGAAGTGGGAGAATCATGCCGGCGTAGGTGTCGTAGATGCCCAGTTCTTTGAGTACGAGGAAGCGTGGGATCAACAGCACCACGCTGGGCACCGCCATGACTCCGATAACGCCAGCGAAGATGACCCCCCGACCGCGGAACTTCAAGCGGGAGAGCGCATATCCCGCGAGCGAATCGAAGAACACTCGCCCCAGCGTGACGAAGAGCGTGACAAGTGCGGAGTTCCCCGCCCATCGCAGCATCGGAACTTCAGTGAACAGGCGGTCGTACGCCGCAACCGACCAGACCTGAGGCAGAAGTGAGAGTGGGTTTGCGGTGGCATCGCCATTGGACTTGAGCGACCCGGCGATGCTGATCATGAACGGATAGATATAGACGAGGGCCAGGGCGATGAGCAGCAGGTACGCCACGGTGGTAGCTGAGAGAACGCGGGCCTTGTTCATGCTGATCCTTCCCTTCCTCGAGGTGCGGCATCATTGCCGGCGGTCACGCCCCTTCTGGTGCGCAGCGTCGTCCGGTCGCGGTCCTTCAGGATGAAGCGCTGGAGCAGCGTGAGCGTGACGATGATGCCGAAGAGGATGAAGGAGATGGCTGCACCCTGGCCCCAGTCGAGGCCTTTGAATGAGGTCTCGTACGCGAGATAGGCGGGTGTGAGTGTGGTCTTGCCAGGGGCGCCACCACCGGTGAGATAGATGGCATCGAACAGCTGCCATGTACCGATCAGGCCGAGCGTCAGCACAGTGAAAATCGTTGGCTTCACAAGGGGAAGCGTGATCGAGAAGAATGTCCGGATTGGCCCTGCACCGTCGATGAGGGCGGCCTCCCGAACGTCGGATCCGATGGCCTGGAGCGCGGCGAGGAATAAGAGCATGAAGGTGCCGGATGTGGTCCACACGGCCATGATGATCAGCGCACACATGGCGATGCTTGGCCCGCTGATCCACTGCCATCCGGTGACGCCGAGGAACCACTCGTCGGCGAGGAACGGAGGCGGCGAGGTAATTCCGAAGGCAGCCAGCATGTTGTGAAAGATCCCGCTGGGGTCGGAGAACCAGTTGGGCCCCTTCGCTCCGAACCAGCCGAGCACCGTGTTCACGGCACCGGATGCGCTGAAGAGGAAGAGGAAAACGATCACGATTGCGACCGAACTGGTGATCGACGGGAAGTAGAAGGCGGTGCGGAAGAATCCCCGGCCGCGCAGGATCCTCCTGTTGACCTGGACGGCCAAGAACAACGAGAGTGCGGTCTGCAGGGGAACAACGAAGAGCACGTAGTAGAAGTTGTTGCGGAGCGAGATGCCGAAGTCGTCGCGTGCCAGCCCGGGCTCGGCGAGGATGGTGGCGTAGTTGTCGAGGCCGACGAATTCCGTCTTCCCGCTGAGGGGTGACCCGAGGCCGTTCCAGTCGCTCAAGCTCACCCACACCGCCAGGACTATGGGGATGACGAGGAAGATGGCGATGATTGCAATAGATGGTGCGGTGAAGAGCCAACCGGCGGATGTGTGCCCGCTGAAGAGGGCGTTCTTCCGCTTGGCGGAGTGGTCGCGATCAGTACCTAGTGTGCGTGACATGTGTGATCGCGACCTCTCCGTCAGCGTTGTTCGTGTCTGTTACCGGGTGGACGCGTCGAGCGCCGGCTGCAGGTTCTTCTGGAACTTCTCGAGGATGGACTGGGCGTTGCCGGTGAACAGCGTCGACAGTTCGGCGTTGAAGTCGGTGACCACAGCAGCGGAGCCGTCGAAGTTGATCGGGTTGGTTGCGATGTCACCCGCAGCGAAGGCGGCGTTCTGCGGATATTCTCCATTGAACCAGTCACCGAGCGTGGTCACCGGAGGAATCTGGCCGACCTCGCCTGCTGCGATCTTGAGCTGCTCCTCACTGGTGAGGAAGGCGACCAGATCTTTGGTCTGCTCGAGCGTTGCGGAGTCGGCTGGGATGCCCCAGCAGTTGGTGAAAGCGAAGGTGGAGACTCCGGCAGGGCCGGCGGGAAGGTTGACGGCCC
This portion of the Homoserinimonas aerilata genome encodes:
- a CDS encoding carbohydrate ABC transporter permease — translated: MNKARVLSATTVAYLLLIALALVYIYPFMISIAGSLKSNGDATANPLSLLPQVWSVAAYDRLFTEVPMLRWAGNSALVTLFVTLGRVFFDSLAGYALSRLKFRGRGVIFAGVIGVMAVPSVVLLIPRFLVLKELGIYDTYAGMILPLLVDAGGIFIMKQFFESIPVSVEEAARLDGAGVFRTFWSVVLPMARPALITIFIFSFQGSWNEFSHFVVSRQSPDLNTLTTGVASLVSGQLGGQGNQFPLQLAAAVLMSIPVAVLFFFFQKRIMNTSDGGDKG
- a CDS encoding carbohydrate ABC transporter permease; this encodes MSRTLGTDRDHSAKRKNALFSGHTSAGWLFTAPSIAIIAIFLVIPIVLAVWVSLSDWNGLGSPLSGKTEFVGLDNYATILAEPGLARDDFGISLRNNFYYVLFVVPLQTALSLFLAVQVNRRILRGRGFFRTAFYFPSITSSVAIVIVFLFLFSASGAVNTVLGWFGAKGPNWFSDPSGIFHNMLAAFGITSPPPFLADEWFLGVTGWQWISGPSIAMCALIIMAVWTTSGTFMLLFLAALQAIGSDVREAALIDGAGPIRTFFSITLPLVKPTIFTVLTLGLIGTWQLFDAIYLTGGGAPGKTTLTPAYLAYETSFKGLDWGQGAAISFILFGIIVTLTLLQRFILKDRDRTTLRTRRGVTAGNDAAPRGREGSA
- a CDS encoding APC family permease translates to MTDDVRSPKRWLIGDPLPSDKLDEQLLPKRLALPIFASDPLSSVAYAPQELLLILALGGLAMLSFAPWVAAAVVLLLVVVVASYRQLVKAYPSGGGDYEVAHRNLGEKAGLIVASALLVDYVMTVTVSVASGVDNIISAIPVLHEWRVELAVVFVVLLVAVNLRGVAESSKAFALPTYLFIGSVLLMVVVGGIRVALGDIPVAESADFTVKAAELSQVGVILLLLRAFASGCSALTGVEAISNGVPAFRVPKIRNAQWTLVLMGGIAIVLFVGVTALALISRVHYAEHPCDLVGWAECATAPQRSVMAQLAAAVFGGDGTIMFFVVQATTAAVLLLAANTAFNGFPLLGSVLARDGYAPKSLQTRGDRLVYSNGVIVLGLAAIMLLIAYQANLTQLIQLYIIGVFVSFTLGQTGMVKHWIRMLRGGVSAPRSVLWGLAINATGAVFTATVLVIVTVTKFTHGAWLVFVIMPVLYLLMVRVNRYYRAVESDLEVDPVTTFGSEGDHAIVLVGRLQKPTLKALDYAIAARHESLEAVHCSIDDDATALLERQWAEMNIRVPLRVVQSPYRDISDPLIAYLKSRHEAHGSEVMTVYLPQFIVGHWWERLLHNHKARRIRHKLMLVHGVTVALVPWLLGSSAALKNRTPRPLPGQERRGEPVRPVVRRSLPPARRRRR